The Lycium barbarum isolate Lr01 chromosome 9, ASM1917538v2, whole genome shotgun sequence genome has a segment encoding these proteins:
- the LOC132611818 gene encoding fasciclin-like arabinogalactan protein 21 gives MASTTNLFVFLISIFMIITHITTTKPSPSHLSTILSNLGFNSLSNASLTTIISTVNFPLTIFAPTDSSLLSCPSCSLPLLLQEHSILGLYSFHFLRTLSFGTKIETLAPTRCLTITPSRFKNSSRAVFVNGVEITKPDIYNNGFIIMHGIQGYITHLSTISCRVESLTTLSFPFLPPPTVAFAATRFMLKDVLARLRTSGYSLVALAMRVKYPELAELKTMTIFAMDDLSIFGIGVGHEYVRSVGFHIVPNRLLMASELVKLDANTELLTMEKGGKLVVTTAGGNGPLVPMRINYVKIKNLDLVYNNRIVVHGLSKPFPRIRHRQADDPHEFQTDQRSMKY, from the coding sequence ATGGCTTCCACTACTAATCTCTTCGTCTTCCTCATCTCCATTTTCATGATCATCACACACATCACCACCACAAAACCATCACCATCTCATTTGTCCACCATTCTCTCAAATCTTGGATTCAATTCTCTCTCAAACGCATCTCTTACTACCATCATCTCCACCGTTAATTTCCCACTTACCATTTTTGCCCCTACAGATTCTTCTTTACTCAGTTGCCCTTCTTGTTCACTTCCCTTACTTCTTCAAGAACACTCTATTCTTGGTCTCTACTCATTTCACTTCCTTCGTACTCTATCATTTGGTACTAAAATAGAAACTTTAGCACCAACTCGTTGTCTTACAATAACCCCATCAAGATTCAAGAACTCGTCTAGGGCAGTGTTTGTTAATGGGGTTGAGATTACTAAACCGGATATATACAACAATGGGTTTATTATTATGCATGGTATACAAGGTTATATTACTCATCTTTCTACCATTTCTTGTAGAGTTGAGAGTTTAACTACTTTGTCATTCCCTTTTCTTCCACCTCCCACGGTCGCGTTTGCTGCCACTCGCTTCATGTTAAAAGATGTTTTGGCACGTTTACGTACTAGTGGTTATAGTTTGGTGGCACTTGCTATGAGGGTTAAGTATCCTGAACTAGCAGAGTTGAAGACAATGACTATTTTTGCAATGGATGATTTGTCTATTTTTGGTATTGGAGTTGGGCATGAGTATGTAAGAAGTGTTGGGTTTCATATTGTGCCTAATAGGTTGTTAATGGCATCTGAGTTGGTGAAATTGGATGCTAATACAGAGTTGTTGACAATGGAGAAAGGTGGTAAATTGGTTGTTACTACTGCTGGTGGTAATGGTCCTTTGGTTCCAATGAGGATCAATTATGTTAAAATCAAGAATTTGGATCTTGTTTATAATAATAGGATTGTGGTTCATGGACTATCAAAGCCATTTCCGCGCATTCGTCATCGTCAAGCTGATGATCCACACGAATTTCAGACAGATCAGAGGTCAATGAAGTATTAA
- the LOC132610930 gene encoding small ribosomal subunit protein eS24z-like has product MADKAVTIRTRKFMTNRLLARKQFVIDVLHPGRANVSKAELKEKLARMYEVRDPNAIFVFKFRTHFGGGKSTGFGLIYDSVENAKKYEPKYRLIRNGLDTKVEKSRKQMKERKNRAKKVRGVKKTKAGDAKKK; this is encoded by the exons ATGGCGGACAAGGCAGTGACTATTAGAACTAGGAAGTTCATGACCAATAGGCTTCTTGCAAGGAAACAATTC GTTATTGATGTGTTGCATCCTGGAAGAGCCAATGTTTCCAAG GCTGAGTTGAAAGAAAAATTGGCAAGGATGTATGAAGTGAGAGATCCAAATGCCATATTTGTGTTCAAGTTCAGAACCCACTTTGGAGGAGGCAAATCTACTGGGTTCGGTTTGATCTACGACTCTGTTGAGAATGCAAAAAAGTACGAGCCAAAGTACAGACTGATCAGG AATGGATTGGACACTAAGGTGGAGAAGTCCAGGAAGCAAATGAAGGAGAGGAAGAACAGAGCCAAGAAAGTTCGGGGTGTTAAGAAG ACAAAGGCTGGAGATGCCAAGAAGAAGTAA